CTTCATCATCGAAAAAGACATGGTGGGTTTCTCGACCTCACCGCATTTTGACAAGCTGGGTATGCGCGGTAGTAACACCGCCGAATTGATTTTCGAAGATGTAGAAGTGCCTTTCGAGAACATCCTTGGCGAAGAGGGCAAAGGCGTTGCCGTTCTGATGTCTGGCCTTGATTACGAGCGCGTCGTGCTGTCCGGTATTGGCACGGGTATCATGGCGGCCTGCCTTGACGAAGTGATGCCCTATATGGTCGAGCGCAAACAGTTTGGCCGCCCGATTGGGGAATTCCAGCTGATGCAGGCCAAGATCGCGGATATGTATACCGCTATGAATTCGTCGCGTGCCTATGTCTATGAGGTTGCCCGCGCCTGTGACCGGGGCGAAGTTACCCGTCAAGATGCGGCGGCCTGCGTGCTTTATGCTTCTGAGGAAGCAATGAAGGTCTCACATCAGGCCGTGCAGGCGTTTGGCGGTGCAGGGTATCTGAGCGATAACCCCGTAGGCCGGATTTTCCGCGATGCAAAACTGATGGAAATCGGTGCCGGAACGAGCGAAATCCGTCGCATGCTGGTTGGACGAGAGATGATGGGGCTGATGGGGTGAAGCATGGGCAGACCCGTAGCAACATGATCCGTGGCCCGCACGCCTGGTCGTTTCAGACGAACAGACACCGCCGCGCCAAAATGCCAATGGCCGCAATGACGTGGCAACATGCGCAGAGCTTGCCCGGACCCTCCCGTCTTTTTCGAATAGGACAGTGACATGAAACTCACCTCACAGGCGATCCCGTCTTCGGAAACATTCAAGGCCAATCGCGACAGCCATCTTGAAGCATTGGGCGTGGTGCGCAATGTCGCTGAACTGGCCGCGTTGGGCGGCGGCGAAAAACCACGCGCGCGACATGTGTCACGTGGTAAGATGTTGCCGCGAGAGCGGGTTGCAAACCTGCTCGACCCGGGTTCGCCCTTTCTCGAAATCGGGGCGACTGCAGGGCATCTTCTCTATGGCGGTGCTGCGCCGGGCGGTGGCATCGTTGCCGGGATCGGGCGGGTTCATGGACATGAGGTAATGGTGATCTGCAATGATGCCACGGTGAAGGGCGGCACATATTTTCCGATTACGGTGAAAAAACATCTGCGCGCGCAAGAGATCGCCGAAGCAAACAATCTGCCCTGTATCTATCTGGTGGACAGTGGCGGCGCGAACCTGCCGCAACAGGACGAGGTGTTTCCCGACCGCGACCATTTCGGGCGGATTTTCTATAACCAAGCCAATATGAGCGCCAAGGATATCCCGCAAATTGCTGTCGTTATGGGCTCGTGCACCGCTGGTGGTGCCTATGTGCCAGCGATGTCGGATGTGACAATTATCGTCAAGGAACAAGGCACGATCTTCCTGGCGGGCCCGCCATTGGTTAAGGCCGCAACAGGCGAAGTGGTGTCGAGTGAAGACCTAGGCGGCGGTGAGGTGCATACGCGTCTTTCCGGTGTGGCGGACTATTTGGCCGAGGATGATGCACACGCGCTGGCGCTGGCACGGCGCGCAGTCGAGAGCTTGAATAGGCGCAAGCCCCAGACCGTTGAATGGCAAAGCTCAGAAGAGCCTGCCTATGACCCCGAAGAAATCCTTGGCGTCGTGCCCGGCGATTTACGCACGCCCTATGACATTCGCGAAGTGATTGCGCGGGTGGTGGATGGCAGCCGGTTTGACGAATTTAAGCCGCGCTTTGGCGAGACGTTGG
This window of the Rhodobacteraceae bacterium LMO-JJ12 genome carries:
- a CDS encoding isovaleryl-CoA dehydrogenase, producing MFLGSMKFDLGEDVMAMQEMVHRWAQERIKPMAAEIDKTNEFPNELWKEFGDLGLLGVTTPEEYGGAGMTYLAHVIAVEEIARASASVSLSYGAHSNLCVNQIRRNATHEQKSKYLPKLISGEHVGALAMSEPNAGSDVVSMQLRADKKNDRFVLNGNKYWITNGPDADVLVVYAKTDMDAGPKGITAFIIEKDMVGFSTSPHFDKLGMRGSNTAELIFEDVEVPFENILGEEGKGVAVLMSGLDYERVVLSGIGTGIMAACLDEVMPYMVERKQFGRPIGEFQLMQAKIADMYTAMNSSRAYVYEVARACDRGEVTRQDAAACVLYASEEAMKVSHQAVQAFGGAGYLSDNPVGRIFRDAKLMEIGAGTSEIRRMLVGREMMGLMG
- a CDS encoding methylcrotonoyl-CoA carboxylase: MKLTSQAIPSSETFKANRDSHLEALGVVRNVAELAALGGGEKPRARHVSRGKMLPRERVANLLDPGSPFLEIGATAGHLLYGGAAPGGGIVAGIGRVHGHEVMVICNDATVKGGTYFPITVKKHLRAQEIAEANNLPCIYLVDSGGANLPQQDEVFPDRDHFGRIFYNQANMSAKDIPQIAVVMGSCTAGGAYVPAMSDVTIIVKEQGTIFLAGPPLVKAATGEVVSSEDLGGGEVHTRLSGVADYLAEDDAHALALARRAVESLNRRKPQTVEWQSSEEPAYDPEEILGVVPGDLRTPYDIREVIARVVDGSRFDEFKPRFGETLVTGFAHVKGCPVGIVANNGVIFSESAVKGAHFVELCSQRRIPLVFLQNVTGFMVGRKYENEGIARHGAKMVTAVACTKVPKITMVLGGSFGAGNYGMSGRAYSPRFMWTWPNARVSVMGGEQAAGVLATVKRDAIERAGEQWSAEAEAEFKRPTIEMFEEQSHPLYGSARLWDDGVVDPRKTRDVLALSLSATLNAPIAETRFGVFRM